Proteins from one Mycobacterium sp. SMC-2 genomic window:
- a CDS encoding PPE family protein — protein sequence MLDFGLLPPEVNSALMYAGPGSGPMLVAAAGWQALAADLLTTASAYQSVVTGLMDGPWLGAAALSMAGAATPQIAWLNGAAGQAEHAAAQAAAAASAYEAAFAATVPPPVIAANRVLLMELLATNFLGQNTPAIAATEAQYLEMWSQDAAAMYGYAGASAAASALPPFDPAGPATNPAGVAAQEVAVAQAVASSAAADTQELSALTDAMPGTLAGLAGPPPAANPFANLFSGGTLEMDGMAGAFLETLTGSSTLHAGTPIDMFKEWVGPSRLFVTIFKDLEGLSHSMAPKAAAQAVEGAAKAAGSALPAALSSTGAGGAAGAVVGEAVTVGALSVPQAWAGVAPAATPAVATLNGLAASSAVEPATNAVGGMPLVGSGLGRGMSANFAIPRYGFKPTVITHPPAGG from the coding sequence ATGCTGGATTTCGGGCTCTTGCCGCCGGAGGTCAACTCCGCTCTCATGTATGCCGGGCCCGGCTCAGGGCCGATGCTGGTCGCCGCGGCGGGCTGGCAGGCGTTGGCCGCCGACCTGCTCACCACGGCATCCGCTTACCAGTCGGTGGTCACCGGGCTGATGGATGGGCCATGGCTTGGTGCCGCTGCCTTGTCGATGGCGGGTGCGGCCACGCCGCAGATCGCATGGTTGAACGGCGCGGCCGGCCAGGCCGAACACGCGGCCGCCCAGGCCGCCGCGGCGGCGAGTGCCTACGAGGCGGCATTTGCCGCGACTGTGCCACCGCCGGTGATCGCGGCCAACCGGGTGTTGTTGATGGAGTTGCTGGCGACGAACTTCCTCGGCCAGAACACACCGGCGATCGCCGCCACCGAGGCGCAATACCTCGAGATGTGGTCGCAGGACGCGGCCGCAATGTACGGCTACGCGGGGGCGTCGGCGGCGGCGTCGGCGTTGCCGCCGTTCGATCCGGCAGGGCCCGCCACCAACCCGGCTGGCGTGGCCGCCCAGGAAGTTGCCGTCGCGCAGGCAGTAGCGTCCTCTGCTGCCGCCGACACGCAGGAACTGTCGGCCCTGACCGACGCGATGCCCGGCACGCTGGCCGGGCTTGCCGGGCCCCCACCCGCGGCGAACCCATTCGCGAATCTGTTCAGCGGGGGCACCTTGGAGATGGATGGGATGGCTGGTGCATTCCTGGAGACGCTGACCGGCTCGTCAACCCTGCATGCGGGCACGCCGATTGACATGTTCAAAGAGTGGGTGGGACCAAGCCGGCTTTTCGTCACGATCTTCAAAGACCTCGAAGGGCTGAGCCACTCGATGGCGCCCAAGGCCGCCGCCCAGGCTGTTGAGGGCGCCGCGAAGGCGGCCGGATCAGCCTTGCCGGCGGCCCTGTCCAGCACCGGGGCGGGCGGCGCCGCGGGCGCTGTAGTAGGCGAGGCGGTGACGGTCGGCGCTTTATCGGTGCCACAGGCGTGGGCCGGTGTTGCCCCGGCGGCGACCCCCGCCGTTGCGACGCTCAACGGCCTCGCGGCTTCGTCGGCCGTGGAACCCGCGACGAACGCCGTAGGGGGTATGCCCCTCGTGGGCAGTGGCCTCGGCCGGGGAATGTCAGCCAACTTCGCGATCCCGCGGTACGGCTTCAAGCCCACGGTCATCACGCATCCGCCGGCCGGGGGCTAG
- the ftsH gene encoding ATP-dependent zinc metalloprotease FtsH, which yields MNRKNVIRTITAIAVVLLLGWSFFYFSDDTRGYKPVDTSVAVAQINGDNVKSAQIDDREQQLRLNLKKGNNDTDNSDKVITKYPSGYAVDLFNALSAKNAKVSTVVNQGSILGELLVYVLPLLLLVGLFVMFSRMQGGARMGFGFGKSRAKLLNKDMPKTTFADVAGVDEAVEELYEIKDFLQNPGRYQALGAKIPKGVLLYGPPGTGKTLLARAVAGEAGVPFFTISGSDFVEMFVGVGASRVRDLFEQAKQNNPCIIFVDEIDAVGRQRGAGLGGGHDEREQTLNQLLVEMDGFDPRAGVILIAATNRPDILDPALLRPGRFDRQIPVSNPDMAGRRAVLEVHSKGKPIGPDADLDGLAKRTVGMTGADLANVINEAALLTARENGTVVTGAALEEAVDRVIGGPRRKGRIISEQEKKITAYHEGGHTLAAWAMPDIEPIYKVTILARGRTGGHAVAVPEEDKGLRTRSEMIAQLVFAMGGRAAEELVFREPTTGAVSDIEQATKVARAMVTEFGMSSKLGAVKYGTEHGDPFLGRTMGTQADYSHEVARDIDDEIRKLIEAAHTEAWEILTEYRDVLDTLAGQLLEKETLHRAELESIFADVEKRPRLTMFDDFGGRIPSDKPPIKTPGELAMERGEPWPPPVPEPAFKAAIARASQAAAAAAGPDGDRNNNGGNGFQGAGHHPGPPHAPTQPDYGAPAGWHAPGWPPQDQQPNYWYPPPQPPQQPYWPQPAGHYPGYPGQPGHPAQQGQAQPAYPPYPPYPPYPPPSLPDPDGEKSPDQQDDDVSRSNPPAHG from the coding sequence ATGAACCGGAAAAACGTTATTCGCACCATCACGGCGATCGCCGTCGTGCTGCTGCTCGGCTGGTCGTTCTTCTATTTCAGCGACGACACCCGCGGCTATAAGCCCGTCGACACATCGGTGGCGGTGGCGCAGATCAATGGTGACAACGTCAAGAGCGCTCAGATCGACGATCGCGAGCAGCAGCTGCGGTTGAACCTGAAAAAGGGCAACAACGACACCGACAATTCCGACAAGGTCATCACCAAATACCCCAGCGGGTACGCGGTGGACCTCTTCAACGCGCTGAGCGCCAAGAACGCGAAAGTCAGCACGGTCGTCAACCAGGGCAGCATCCTCGGCGAGCTGCTGGTCTACGTGCTGCCGCTGCTGTTGCTGGTGGGTCTGTTCGTGATGTTCTCCCGCATGCAGGGTGGCGCCCGGATGGGCTTCGGGTTCGGCAAATCACGCGCCAAGCTGCTCAACAAGGACATGCCGAAGACCACGTTCGCCGACGTTGCGGGCGTCGACGAGGCGGTCGAAGAGCTCTACGAGATCAAGGACTTCCTGCAGAACCCCGGCCGCTATCAGGCGCTGGGCGCCAAGATCCCCAAGGGCGTGCTGCTCTACGGCCCGCCCGGGACGGGTAAGACGCTGTTGGCGCGCGCCGTGGCCGGCGAGGCCGGAGTGCCGTTCTTCACCATCTCCGGCTCCGACTTCGTCGAGATGTTCGTCGGCGTCGGCGCGTCCCGGGTGCGCGATCTGTTCGAACAGGCCAAGCAGAACAACCCGTGCATCATCTTCGTCGACGAGATCGACGCGGTGGGTCGCCAGCGCGGCGCCGGCCTCGGCGGCGGTCACGACGAGCGCGAGCAGACGCTGAACCAGTTGCTGGTCGAAATGGACGGGTTCGACCCGCGCGCCGGCGTCATCCTCATCGCCGCCACGAACCGGCCCGACATCCTCGACCCGGCGCTGCTGCGGCCCGGCCGCTTCGACCGGCAGATCCCGGTGTCCAACCCGGACATGGCGGGACGCCGCGCCGTGCTGGAAGTGCACTCCAAGGGCAAGCCGATCGGCCCCGACGCCGACCTCGACGGGCTGGCCAAGCGCACCGTCGGCATGACCGGCGCGGACCTGGCCAACGTCATCAACGAGGCCGCGCTGCTGACCGCCCGGGAGAACGGCACCGTCGTCACGGGGGCCGCGCTGGAGGAGGCGGTGGACCGGGTGATTGGCGGCCCGCGCCGCAAGGGCCGGATCATCAGCGAGCAGGAAAAGAAAATCACCGCCTACCACGAGGGCGGCCACACCCTGGCCGCCTGGGCGATGCCGGACATCGAGCCGATCTACAAGGTGACGATCCTGGCGCGGGGCCGCACCGGCGGGCACGCGGTGGCGGTGCCCGAGGAAGACAAGGGCCTGCGGACGCGCTCGGAGATGATCGCGCAGCTGGTGTTCGCGATGGGCGGGCGCGCCGCCGAGGAACTGGTTTTCCGGGAGCCGACGACCGGCGCGGTGTCCGACATCGAGCAGGCCACCAAGGTGGCCCGCGCGATGGTCACCGAATTCGGGATGAGTTCCAAGCTGGGCGCGGTCAAGTACGGCACCGAGCACGGCGACCCGTTCCTGGGCCGCACCATGGGGACGCAGGCCGACTACTCCCACGAGGTCGCCCGCGACATCGATGACGAAATCCGCAAGCTGATCGAGGCGGCCCACACCGAGGCGTGGGAGATCCTGACCGAATACCGCGACGTACTCGACACTCTGGCCGGCCAGCTGCTGGAGAAGGAAACCCTGCACCGGGCCGAGCTGGAGAGCATCTTCGCTGACGTCGAAAAGCGGCCCCGGCTCACCATGTTCGACGATTTCGGTGGCCGCATCCCGTCGGACAAACCGCCGATCAAGACGCCCGGCGAGCTGGCGATGGAGCGCGGCGAGCCGTGGCCGCCGCCGGTTCCGGAACCGGCGTTCAAGGCGGCTATCGCGCGGGCCAGCCAAGCCGCGGCTGCGGCTGCGGGGCCGGATGGTGACCGAAACAACAACGGCGGCAACGGCTTTCAAGGGGCAGGCCACCATCCGGGCCCGCCGCACGCCCCCACCCAGCCGGACTACGGTGCGCCGGCGGGCTGGCACGCGCCGGGATGGCCGCCGCAGGACCAGCAGCCGAATTACTGGTATCCGCCACCGCAGCCCCCGCAGCAGCCCTACTGGCCGCAGCCGGCGGGACATTACCCGGGTTACCCGGGCCAGCCCGGCCATCCGGCCCAGCAGGGTCAGGCGCAGCCCGCCTACCCGCCATACCCGCCCTACCCGCCCTACCCGCCGCCGAGTCTGCCCGACCCGGACGGTGAAAAGTCTCCCGACCAGCAGGATGACGACGTGAGCCGGTCCAACCCACCGGCTCACGGCTGA
- a CDS encoding VOC family protein — MKRLDHVVLWTKDPRGAMDFYTRVVGLAPVRFAEFEAGEAPFPSVRVCEDSIIDLLPLAAVAGTEALTRAEGSAGHPVNHVCIAFTKSEYDALDQRLQAEKVDTEARLSPNFGARGWAPQGYYFRDPDGNVIEARYYE, encoded by the coding sequence ATGAAGCGGCTCGACCACGTCGTCCTGTGGACTAAAGATCCGCGCGGCGCGATGGATTTCTATACCAGGGTGGTCGGGTTGGCGCCGGTCCGGTTTGCCGAGTTCGAGGCCGGCGAGGCGCCGTTCCCGAGCGTGCGGGTTTGTGAGGACTCGATCATCGACCTGTTGCCGCTTGCCGCCGTTGCCGGCACCGAGGCGCTCACGCGCGCGGAAGGCAGCGCCGGCCACCCGGTGAATCACGTCTGCATTGCGTTCACGAAATCCGAGTACGACGCGTTGGACCAACGCCTCCAAGCTGAGAAAGTGGACACCGAGGCGCGGTTGAGCCCTAACTTCGGCGCCCGGGGTTGGGCGCCGCAGGGCTATTACTTCCGCGATCCGGACGGCAACGTGATAGAGGCCCGCTATTACGAATGA
- a CDS encoding SIMPL domain-containing protein has product MPQSSAPRFARKLTALAVAGLATAALSACDSAPSAPAPGVNPRQVTVFGSGQVQGVPDTLTADVGIEFTAPDATAAMNQTNDRQQAVINALVGAGVDHKDISTTDVTLQPQFSSPEPNGTATITGYRATNAITVKIHPPDAASRMLALIVGTGGDATRIKSVSYSIADDSQLVKDARARAFNDAKNRAEQYAQLSGLRLGRVLSISEATEPPAGGPPTPPRAMPSAVPLEPGQQTVSFSVTAVWELD; this is encoded by the coding sequence ATGCCGCAATCCAGCGCCCCGAGGTTTGCCCGCAAGCTGACCGCCCTGGCCGTCGCCGGCTTGGCTACCGCCGCGCTGTCGGCCTGCGATTCCGCGCCTTCCGCGCCCGCACCCGGGGTGAATCCCCGCCAGGTCACGGTCTTCGGTTCGGGTCAGGTCCAAGGCGTCCCGGACACCCTGACCGCCGACGTGGGTATCGAATTCACAGCGCCCGACGCGACCGCCGCGATGAACCAGACCAACGACCGCCAGCAAGCGGTCATCAACGCGCTGGTCGGCGCCGGCGTCGACCACAAAGACATCAGCACCACCGACGTCACGCTGCAGCCGCAGTTCAGCAGTCCCGAGCCCAACGGCACCGCGACCATCACGGGCTACCGCGCCACCAACGCCATCACGGTCAAGATCCACCCGCCCGACGCCGCGTCACGGATGCTGGCCCTCATCGTCGGCACCGGGGGCGACGCCACCCGGATCAAGTCGGTCAGCTACTCGATCGCCGACGACTCGCAATTGGTCAAGGACGCACGCGCGCGGGCGTTCAACGACGCCAAGAATCGCGCCGAGCAGTATGCCCAGTTGTCGGGGCTCCGGTTGGGCAGGGTGCTGTCCATTTCGGAGGCGACGGAACCACCGGCGGGGGGACCGCCGACGCCGCCGAGGGCCATGCCGAGCGCTGTCCCGCTGGAACCCGGCCAGCAGACCGTGAGCTTCTCGGTGACCGCGGTGTGGGAGCTGGACTAG
- a CDS encoding WXG100 family type VII secretion target codes for MTINYQFGDVDAHGALIRAQAASLEAEHQAIIRDVLAAGDFWGGAGSVACQEFITQLGRNFQVIYEQANAHGQKVQSAGNNMASTDSAVGSSWA; via the coding sequence ATGACCATCAACTATCAATTCGGCGATGTCGACGCCCACGGTGCCTTGATCCGCGCCCAGGCCGCGTCTTTGGAGGCTGAGCACCAGGCCATCATTCGCGATGTGCTTGCTGCGGGTGACTTCTGGGGCGGTGCCGGTTCGGTGGCCTGCCAGGAGTTCATCACCCAGTTGGGCCGCAACTTCCAGGTGATCTACGAGCAGGCCAACGCCCACGGTCAGAAGGTGCAGAGCGCCGGCAACAACATGGCCAGCACCGACAGCGCCGTCGGATCAAGCTGGGCCTAG
- a CDS encoding PPE family protein has translation MDFGAMPPEINSGLMYAGPGPGSMLAAAMAWEGLAAELRAAATGYGSVILNLTDAGWQGPSSAAMAAAAAPYVAWMHATAAQAEQAGMQATAAAAAHEAAFAAVVPPPLIAANRSLLMMLVATNFLGMNAAAIAATEAQYAEMWAQDAAAMYAYAGSSAAAAMLAPMAVAPPTTSAGVAAGAVAAGEAEMQAATQGLATQATMGLPSTLNSSASSLLSSFPSAVSSFTDLLGAPFGAEGAGTATSGLGGMTASNAGLVAAMPASGAASRAAMPGMERLVPATPSMRAPEMLAPARLMPSAAMGQAAPVGGLSVPPSWPATPEAAAPAATPLGAAGAPMLAPRGMHAGQLGAVEMRGFGAAVPARSSVLPQLVG, from the coding sequence ATGGATTTCGGTGCGATGCCCCCGGAGATCAATTCCGGCCTGATGTACGCGGGCCCGGGCCCAGGCTCGATGCTGGCGGCAGCGATGGCATGGGAGGGGCTGGCCGCGGAGTTGCGTGCAGCGGCGACGGGCTACGGGTCGGTGATCCTGAACCTCACCGATGCCGGCTGGCAGGGTCCGTCGTCGGCGGCGATGGCGGCCGCCGCGGCGCCCTACGTCGCCTGGATGCACGCCACCGCCGCGCAGGCCGAGCAGGCGGGGATGCAGGCGACAGCGGCGGCGGCCGCACATGAGGCGGCGTTCGCGGCCGTCGTGCCGCCACCGCTTATCGCCGCCAACCGGTCCTTGCTGATGATGCTGGTGGCGACCAACTTCCTCGGGATGAACGCCGCGGCGATCGCGGCCACCGAGGCGCAGTACGCCGAGATGTGGGCCCAAGATGCCGCGGCCATGTACGCGTACGCCGGATCCTCGGCGGCGGCGGCCATGTTGGCGCCGATGGCGGTCGCCCCGCCCACGACTAGTGCCGGCGTGGCAGCCGGTGCCGTGGCGGCGGGTGAAGCCGAAATGCAGGCCGCCACCCAGGGATTGGCCACTCAGGCGACCATGGGGCTGCCGTCGACGCTCAATTCCTCCGCGTCGTCGTTGCTCAGCAGCTTCCCCTCGGCCGTCAGCAGTTTCACCGACTTGCTCGGCGCGCCCTTTGGGGCTGAGGGCGCCGGCACAGCCACGTCAGGACTGGGTGGGATGACGGCATCCAATGCGGGGCTTGTGGCCGCCATGCCCGCATCCGGGGCAGCGTCCCGGGCGGCGATGCCCGGTATGGAGCGCCTGGTTCCGGCCACCCCGTCGATGCGCGCGCCGGAGATGCTGGCGCCTGCGCGGCTGATGCCGTCCGCGGCCATGGGGCAGGCTGCTCCGGTTGGAGGTCTGTCGGTGCCGCCGAGTTGGCCCGCGACCCCGGAGGCCGCCGCACCTGCCGCCACGCCGTTGGGAGCTGCCGGCGCTCCGATGCTGGCCCCCCGCGGTATGCATGCGGGGCAGCTGGGCGCAGTGGAGATGCGCGGCTTCGGCGCCGCCGTGCCGGCCCGCTCCAGCGTATTGCCGCAGCTGGTCGGATGA
- the folE gene encoding GTP cyclohydrolase I FolE → MALTGFGPDTATPSIRVFDQERAEAAIRELLYAIGEDPDRHGLRDTPARVARAYQEMFAGLYTDPDSVLNTMFDEEHDELVLVKEIPLYSTCEHHLVSFHGVAHVGYIPGADGRVTGLSKIARLVDLYSKRPQVQERLTSQIADALTKKLNPRGVIVVIEAEHLCMAMRGVRKPGAVTTTSAVRGLFKSNAASRSEALDLILRK, encoded by the coding sequence ATGGCCTTAACCGGTTTTGGGCCGGATACCGCCACTCCCTCAATTCGGGTGTTCGACCAGGAGCGCGCCGAGGCCGCGATCCGCGAATTGCTGTACGCCATCGGCGAGGACCCGGACCGGCACGGCCTGCGGGATACGCCGGCACGCGTCGCCCGCGCCTACCAGGAAATGTTCGCCGGGCTCTACACCGATCCCGACAGCGTGCTGAACACCATGTTCGACGAAGAACACGACGAACTGGTGCTGGTCAAGGAAATCCCGCTGTACTCCACGTGCGAACACCACCTGGTGTCATTCCACGGTGTGGCCCATGTCGGGTACATCCCCGGCGCCGACGGACGAGTCACCGGGCTGTCGAAGATCGCGCGCCTGGTGGACCTGTACTCCAAGCGACCGCAGGTGCAGGAACGGCTTACCAGCCAGATCGCCGACGCCCTGACCAAAAAGCTCAATCCGCGGGGCGTGATCGTCGTGATCGAGGCCGAGCACCTGTGCATGGCGATGCGCGGCGTGCGCAAGCCCGGCGCGGTCACCACCACCTCGGCGGTGCGCGGACTGTTCAAATCCAACGCCGCTTCTCGATCCGAAGCGCTCGACCTCATCCTGCGTAAGTAA
- a CDS encoding zinc-binding dehydrogenase, with protein MRAAVLRDGRMAYRDDVPEPVPETGQVLVGVRACGICGSDLHFAAHSAQVLEMTDRVAGGRGGMHVDLNNDIFMGHEFSAEVLEAGPDTETHPPGTLVTSLPVLLSAKGVEPIVYSNSTIGGYAERMLLSAPLLLPVPNGLDFKHAALTEPMAVGLHAVNKSNISPGETALVIGCGPIGIAIIAALRARGVENIVASDFSPKRRELAAAMGAHQTLDAAQGSPFDSAKPAVVFEAVGVPGIIDDVLLRARPGTRLVVAGVCMQSDTVHPFFAIAKEINVQFVLAYTPEEFADSLRALAEGDIDVSPLITGEVGLDGVGAAFDDLADPERHCKVLVTP; from the coding sequence ATGCGCGCCGCGGTATTACGCGACGGCCGGATGGCCTACCGCGACGACGTGCCGGAGCCCGTGCCCGAGACCGGGCAGGTCCTCGTCGGCGTGCGGGCGTGCGGGATCTGCGGCTCGGACTTGCATTTCGCCGCCCACAGCGCGCAGGTGCTGGAAATGACCGATCGGGTGGCCGGCGGTAGGGGCGGCATGCACGTCGACCTCAACAACGACATCTTCATGGGTCACGAGTTCAGCGCCGAGGTACTCGAGGCCGGGCCCGACACCGAGACGCACCCGCCGGGAACGCTGGTCACCTCGCTCCCGGTGCTGCTCTCGGCCAAGGGCGTCGAGCCAATCGTCTACAGCAACAGCACAATCGGCGGTTACGCGGAACGCATGTTACTCTCGGCTCCGCTGCTACTGCCCGTCCCCAACGGCCTGGACTTCAAACATGCGGCCCTGACCGAACCCATGGCGGTGGGGTTGCACGCCGTCAACAAGTCCAACATCTCCCCCGGCGAGACGGCCCTGGTCATCGGCTGCGGGCCGATCGGCATCGCGATCATCGCGGCCCTGCGCGCCCGAGGGGTCGAAAACATTGTGGCGTCTGACTTTTCGCCGAAGCGGCGCGAGCTGGCCGCCGCCATGGGCGCCCACCAAACACTGGATGCCGCGCAGGGTTCGCCATTCGACTCCGCAAAACCCGCCGTCGTGTTCGAGGCGGTCGGAGTCCCGGGGATCATCGACGACGTGCTGCTCCGGGCCCGGCCCGGCACCCGCCTGGTGGTCGCCGGCGTTTGCATGCAGTCCGACACCGTCCATCCATTCTTCGCAATTGCCAAAGAGATCAACGTCCAGTTCGTGCTCGCCTACACCCCTGAGGAATTCGCCGACTCGCTGCGCGCGCTGGCTGAAGGCGACATCGACGTGTCCCCACTGATCACCGGGGAGGTCGGCCTCGACGGGGTCGGCGCAGCCTTTGACGACCTCGCCGACCCCGAGCGACACTGCAAGGTCCTCGTCACTCCCTAG
- a CDS encoding alpha/beta fold hydrolase — MVLKSTERLVETNGVRLRVVEAGERGAPLVILAHGFPELAYSWRHQIPVLADAGYHVLAPDQRGYGGSSRPQAIEAYDIHQLTADLVGLLDDVGAERAVWIGHDWGAAVVWNAPLLHPDRVAAVAALSVPAVPRSHVAPTKAWRKMLGDKFFYILYFQEPGVADAELNGDPARTMRRMLGGLRTSGDPLTASRMVAPGPEGFIDRLPEPDRLPDWLSQDELDHYISEFSRTGFTGGLNWYRNFDRNWETTPELADAKITVPALFIGGTADPVLTFTRADRAAELITGPYRQVMIEDAGHWLQQERPDEVNTALLDFLNGLELR; from the coding sequence ATGGTGCTCAAATCAACCGAACGGTTAGTAGAGACCAACGGTGTGCGGCTGCGGGTAGTGGAGGCGGGAGAGCGCGGCGCGCCCTTGGTGATTTTGGCCCACGGCTTTCCCGAGTTGGCATATTCCTGGCGCCACCAGATACCTGTCCTCGCCGACGCCGGCTACCACGTGCTCGCGCCCGATCAGCGCGGCTACGGCGGGTCCTCCCGCCCCCAAGCGATCGAGGCCTACGACATCCACCAGCTGACGGCCGACCTGGTCGGTCTGCTCGACGACGTCGGCGCCGAACGTGCGGTCTGGATCGGACACGACTGGGGGGCCGCCGTGGTCTGGAATGCGCCCCTGTTGCACCCGGATCGCGTGGCGGCCGTCGCGGCGCTCAGCGTGCCGGCGGTGCCCCGCTCGCACGTGGCGCCGACGAAGGCGTGGCGCAAGATGCTCGGCGACAAATTCTTCTACATCCTGTATTTCCAGGAGCCGGGCGTCGCCGACGCGGAGCTCAATGGTGATCCCGCCCGCACGATGCGCCGGATGCTGGGCGGCCTGCGGACATCGGGTGACCCGCTCACCGCGTCGCGGATGGTGGCGCCCGGTCCCGAGGGATTCATCGATCGCCTTCCCGAACCCGACCGGCTGCCGGACTGGCTGAGCCAGGACGAGCTCGACCATTACATCAGCGAGTTTTCCCGCACCGGATTCACCGGCGGGCTGAACTGGTATCGCAACTTCGACCGCAACTGGGAGACGACCCCGGAGCTGGCCGACGCGAAAATAACTGTGCCGGCGCTCTTTATCGGTGGGACCGCCGACCCGGTGTTGACGTTCACCCGCGCCGACCGCGCGGCGGAGTTGATCACCGGACCCTACCGGCAGGTGATGATCGAGGACGCGGGCCACTGGCTGCAACAGGAACGGCCGGACGAGGTGAACACGGCCCTATTGGACTTCCTCAACGGATTGGAGCTGCGATGA
- a CDS encoding PE family protein, with the protein MSIVVAQPDILSAAAGELQSINAALQAGNAAAAGPTTMVAPAAADAVSILTATQFSAHAQLYQAISAQAARAQEQLATVLGICAGSYAATEAANSTMVG; encoded by the coding sequence ATGTCGATCGTGGTCGCACAGCCGGACATTTTGAGTGCAGCCGCGGGGGAACTGCAGTCGATCAACGCGGCGCTACAGGCAGGCAATGCGGCTGCGGCAGGCCCGACGACGATGGTGGCTCCTGCCGCGGCCGATGCGGTGTCCATCCTGACCGCCACCCAGTTCTCCGCCCACGCCCAGCTGTATCAGGCGATCAGCGCCCAGGCCGCGCGGGCGCAAGAACAGCTGGCGACGGTGCTGGGTATTTGCGCGGGTTCCTATGCGGCTACCGAGGCTGCTAACAGCACGATGGTCGGCTAG
- a CDS encoding LLM class flavin-dependent oxidoreductase encodes MSAPLRFGVFITPFHPIGQSPTVALEYDMERVVALDRLGFDEAWFGEHHSGGYELIACPEVFIAAAAERTKHIRLGTGVVSLPYHHPLMVADRWVLLDHLTRGRVMFGTGPGALPSDAYMMGIDPVDQRHMMQESLEAILALFRAGPSERIDRHTDWFTLREAQLHIRPYTCPYPEISTAAMISPSGPRLAGALGTSLLSLSMSVPGGFAALETTWDLVREQAAKTGRDEPDRADWRVLSIMHIADSREKAIDDCTYGLQDFANYFGAAGFVPLANTVEGAQTPHEFVEDYAAKGNCCIGTPDDAIAHIEDLLDRSGGFGTLLMLGHDWASPEATYHCYDLMARKVIPHFKGQLEASRSSHDWAKSHRDQLIGRAGEAVVKAITEHVDEQKGVKN; translated from the coding sequence ATGAGCGCCCCGCTGCGTTTCGGTGTCTTCATCACACCTTTTCACCCGATCGGCCAATCGCCAACGGTGGCTTTGGAATACGACATGGAACGCGTGGTCGCGCTGGATCGGCTCGGATTCGACGAAGCCTGGTTCGGCGAACACCACTCCGGAGGCTACGAATTGATCGCCTGCCCGGAGGTGTTCATCGCGGCCGCGGCCGAGCGGACGAAACACATCCGGCTGGGCACCGGCGTGGTTTCGCTGCCCTACCACCATCCGTTGATGGTGGCCGATCGCTGGGTGCTACTCGACCACCTCACCCGCGGCCGGGTGATGTTCGGCACCGGCCCCGGCGCGCTGCCGTCGGATGCCTACATGATGGGCATCGACCCGGTCGATCAACGGCACATGATGCAGGAGTCGCTGGAGGCGATCCTCGCGCTGTTCCGCGCCGGGCCCTCCGAGCGAATCGACCGCCACACCGACTGGTTCACCTTGCGCGAGGCGCAACTGCACATCCGGCCCTATACCTGTCCCTACCCCGAGATCTCTACCGCGGCAATGATTTCGCCGTCCGGCCCTCGGCTGGCGGGTGCGCTGGGCACGTCATTGCTGTCGCTGTCGATGTCGGTGCCCGGCGGCTTCGCCGCCCTGGAAACCACCTGGGACTTGGTGCGCGAGCAGGCCGCTAAAACCGGCCGCGACGAGCCGGATCGGGCGGACTGGCGCGTGCTGAGCATCATGCACATCGCCGACAGTCGCGAGAAGGCCATCGACGACTGCACCTACGGGCTGCAGGATTTCGCCAACTATTTCGGCGCCGCCGGGTTCGTTCCGTTGGCCAACACCGTGGAAGGCGCCCAGACGCCGCACGAGTTCGTCGAGGACTACGCGGCCAAGGGCAATTGCTGCATAGGAACCCCCGACGACGCGATCGCCCACATCGAGGACTTGCTCGACCGCTCGGGCGGTTTCGGCACGTTGCTGATGCTGGGTCACGACTGGGCCTCGCCCGAGGCGACGTATCACTGCTACGACCTGATGGCGCGCAAGGTGATTCCCCACTTCAAGGGCCAGCTGGAAGCATCGCGGTCGTCGCACGACTGGGCCAAGAGTCATCGCGACCAGTTGATCGGCCGAGCGGGCGAGGCCGTGGTGAAAGCCATCACCGAGCATGTCGACGAGCAGAAGGGCGTAAAGAACTGA
- a CDS encoding WXG100 family type VII secretion target gives MTTRFMTDPYAMRDTAGRFEVHAQTVEDEARKMWASSMNIAGSGWSGQAQATSYDTMGQVNQAFRNIVNMLHGVRDGLIRDADNYEQQEQASQQILGS, from the coding sequence ATGACAACACGATTCATGACCGATCCGTATGCGATGCGCGACACGGCGGGCCGCTTCGAGGTGCACGCCCAGACCGTGGAGGACGAGGCCCGCAAGATGTGGGCGTCCTCGATGAACATCGCCGGCTCCGGCTGGAGCGGTCAGGCGCAGGCCACCTCGTACGACACCATGGGTCAGGTCAACCAGGCCTTCCGCAACATCGTCAACATGCTGCACGGAGTGCGCGACGGACTGATCCGCGACGCCGACAACTACGAGCAGCAAGAGCAGGCCTCGCAGCAAATCCTGGGCAGCTAG